A portion of the Doryrhamphus excisus isolate RoL2022-K1 chromosome 20, RoL_Dexc_1.0, whole genome shotgun sequence genome contains these proteins:
- the zdhhc16a gene encoding palmitoyltransferase ZDHHC16A isoform X2, translating into MRWWWCPGSLVHLLRCILLRSCSRRRRCRLPLWFTKRQAYLKLMLQSLFYNSLTDSDVVFDSLFEPMFWTVDYLTRWFGMVFVFLVVLLTSSILVIAYVVLLPLVLNTYSPPWIAWHLCYGHWNLIMIAFHYYKATKTSPGYPPVEKNDIPFVSVCKKCVTPKPARTHHCGICNRCILKMDHHCPWLNNCVGHFNHRYFFSFCLFMTLGCLYCSISGRNLFIDAYNALERFKHLEMEKPGIPVTGMGPLIGLLPTGQTDYVTPAPPYTFKERMINKSIIYMWVLTSTVAVALGALTTWHALLISRGETSIEKHTNSKEKHRMAKMGQVYKNPFDYGRLHNWKVFFGVEKKSHWVTRVLLPSGHSPLGDGLTWDVFPLKKDPMPV; encoded by the exons atgcggtggtggtggtgtcccGGTTCCCTTGTGCACCTGTTACGATGCATACTATTGCGCTCATGTTCCAGGAGAAGAAGATGCCGGTTGCCTTTGTGGTTCACTAAAAGGCAGGCCTACTTGAAACTGATGCTGCAGTCTCTTTTCTATAACTCCCTCACGGACTCAGATGTGGTTTTTGATTCACTGTTTGAACCAATGTTTTGGACTGTGGACTACTTGACACGTTGGTTTGGTATG GTGTTTGTTTTCCTGGTGGTACTACTGACCAGCTCTATCCTGGTGATAGCTTATGTGGTCCTCCTGCCACTCGTTCTCAACACATATTCCCCACCCTGGATTGCTTGGCACCTTTGTTACGGACACTGGAACCTAATCATGATTGCGTTTCATTACTACAAAGCCACCAAGACCTCCCCGGGATACCCCCCTGTT gaaaaaaatgacatcccTTTTGTATCAGTCTGCAAAAAATGTGTCACTCCCAAACCAGCAAGAACACATCACTGTGGTATCTGCAACAG GTGCATCCTAAAAATGGACCATCACTGTC CCTGGTTGAATAACTGTGTAGGACATTTCAACCACCGTTATTTCTTCTCCTTCTGCCTCTTCATGACCTTGGGCTGTTTGTACTGTAGCATCAGCGGCAGAAACCTCTTCATAGATGCTTATAATGCCCTGGAG CGCTTTAAGCATTTGGAAATGGAAAAACCAGGGATACCTGTAACAGGCATGGGACCTCTTATAGGGCTTCTTCCCACTGGTCAG acAGACTATGTGACTCCTGCGCCTCCGTACACTTTTAAGGAAAGGATGATAAATAAGAGCATCATCTACATGTGGGTGCTCACCAG CACAGTGGCAGTAGCCCTGGGAGCTCTCACCACGTGGCATGCACTGCTCATATCCAGAGGTGAAACCAGCATAGAAAAACACACCAACTCCAAAGAAAAGCATCGAATGGCAAAAATGGGACAG GTGTACAAAAACCCATTTGACTATGGCAGGCTGCATAACTGGAAAGTCTTCTTTGGCGTGGAGAAGAAAAG TCACTGGGTAACACGTGTCCTGCTCCCCTCCGGTCACTCCCCGCTTGGCGATGGCTTGACATGGGATGTCTTCCCCTTAAAGAAGGACCCAATGCCTGTATGA
- the zdhhc16a gene encoding palmitoyltransferase ZDHHC16A isoform X1, with translation MRWWWCPGSLVHLLRCILLRSCSRRRRCRLPLWFTKRQAYLKLMLQSLFYNSLTDSDVVFDSLFEPMFWTVDYLTRWFGMVFVFLVVLLTSSILVIAYVVLLPLVLNTYSPPWIAWHLCYGHWNLIMIAFHYYKATKTSPGYPPVEKNDIPFVSVCKKCVTPKPARTHHCGICNRCILKMDHHCPWLNNCVGHFNHRYFFSFCLFMTLGCLYCSISGRNLFIDAYNALETDYVTPAPPYTFKERMINKSIIYMWVLTSTVAVALGALTTWHALLISRGETSIEKHTNSKEKHRMAKMGQVYKNPFDYGRLHNWKVFFGVEKKSHWVTRVLLPSGHSPLGDGLTWDVFPLKKDPMPV, from the exons atgcggtggtggtggtgtcccGGTTCCCTTGTGCACCTGTTACGATGCATACTATTGCGCTCATGTTCCAGGAGAAGAAGATGCCGGTTGCCTTTGTGGTTCACTAAAAGGCAGGCCTACTTGAAACTGATGCTGCAGTCTCTTTTCTATAACTCCCTCACGGACTCAGATGTGGTTTTTGATTCACTGTTTGAACCAATGTTTTGGACTGTGGACTACTTGACACGTTGGTTTGGTATG GTGTTTGTTTTCCTGGTGGTACTACTGACCAGCTCTATCCTGGTGATAGCTTATGTGGTCCTCCTGCCACTCGTTCTCAACACATATTCCCCACCCTGGATTGCTTGGCACCTTTGTTACGGACACTGGAACCTAATCATGATTGCGTTTCATTACTACAAAGCCACCAAGACCTCCCCGGGATACCCCCCTGTT gaaaaaaatgacatcccTTTTGTATCAGTCTGCAAAAAATGTGTCACTCCCAAACCAGCAAGAACACATCACTGTGGTATCTGCAACAG GTGCATCCTAAAAATGGACCATCACTGTC CCTGGTTGAATAACTGTGTAGGACATTTCAACCACCGTTATTTCTTCTCCTTCTGCCTCTTCATGACCTTGGGCTGTTTGTACTGTAGCATCAGCGGCAGAAACCTCTTCATAGATGCTTATAATGCCCTGGAG acAGACTATGTGACTCCTGCGCCTCCGTACACTTTTAAGGAAAGGATGATAAATAAGAGCATCATCTACATGTGGGTGCTCACCAG CACAGTGGCAGTAGCCCTGGGAGCTCTCACCACGTGGCATGCACTGCTCATATCCAGAGGTGAAACCAGCATAGAAAAACACACCAACTCCAAAGAAAAGCATCGAATGGCAAAAATGGGACAG GTGTACAAAAACCCATTTGACTATGGCAGGCTGCATAACTGGAAAGTCTTCTTTGGCGTGGAGAAGAAAAG TCACTGGGTAACACGTGTCCTGCTCCCCTCCGGTCACTCCCCGCTTGGCGATGGCTTGACATGGGATGTCTTCCCCTTAAAGAAGGACCCAATGCCTGTATGA
- the mettl18 gene encoding histidine protein methyltransferase 1 homolog — translation MEIRRSATRLNVLQKLVCCHQNPHNIQPESEERDSPAEPVKEAKEHFPPSDPQHLLDDAVYETVSVGTLPPLHYLNETIFEKTVSEREDVENVLSRTAEQRSDLISGVYEGGLKVWECTYDLLEVIDREGETFGDKVVLDLGCGAGLLGILSLKRGARQVHFQDYNSTVIEQLTVSNVILNCHDDDSKGEGEATLEMEEDCKLNTKDGSLPRKRRALDAASQHPLLSRCKFYSGDWRTFLTLASNQETQLKYDIILTSETIYNTAYYPALHDALHKLLAAHGVVYLATKAHYFGVGGGLHLFETFVVERGVFSLDHLWDSEDGLQRHVVVLRFKKESE, via the exons ATGGAAATACGTCGCTCAGCAACAAGACTGAATGTGCTGCAAAAACTTGTTTGTTGTCATCAGAATCCTCATAATATACAGCCTGAG tcggAGGAACGTGACAGCCCGGCAGAGCCAGTGAAAGAAGCCAAAGAGCACTTCCCGCCCTCTGACCCCCAGCACCTTCTCGACGACGCCGTCTATGAAACAGTTTCCGTCGGCACTCTCCCTCCGCTTCACTACCTCAATGAAACTATTTTCGAGAAGACTGTCTCAGAGAGGGAGGATGTGGAGAACGTTCTTTCCCGCACGGCCGAGCAGAGGTCTGACCTCATCTCTGGAGTGTACGAGGGAGGGCTGAAGGTCTGGGAGTGCACGTATGACCTTCTGGAGGTCATCGACAGGGAAGGGGAGACATTCGGCGATAAGGTGGTCTTGGATTTGGGCTGCGGGGCCGGGCTATTGGGGATATTGTCTTTGAAAAGAGGAGCCAGGCAAGTCCACTTCCAAGACTACAACAGTACAGTCATTGAGCAGCTTACTGTGTCAAACGTCATTCTAAACTGCCATGATGATGACAGTAAAGGGGAGGGCGAGGCAACACTAGAGATGGAAGAAGACTGTAAATTAAACACAAAAGATGGCAGCCTACCCCGTAAAAGAAGAGCTTTAGATGCCGCATCCCAACACCCGTTACTATCCAGGTGTAAATTTTATTCTGGTGACTGGCGCACATTTCTTACTTTGGCCTCAAATCAGGAGACACAATTGAAATACGACATTATACTGACCTCAGAGACAATATACAACACTGCTTATTACCCAGCGCTTCACGACGCCCTCCACAAACTGTTGGCAGCGCACGGAGTGGTCTACCTGGCCACAAAGGCCCACTACTTCGGAGTGGGAGGTGGCCTGCACCTGTTTGAGACTTTTGTGGTGGAAAGAGGGGTTTTCTCTCTGGATCACCTGTGGGATAGCGAAGACGGACTTCAAAGACATGTCGTAGTCCTACGTTTTAAAAAAGAATCAGAGTAG